From the Malus domestica chromosome 17, GDT2T_hap1 genome, one window contains:
- the LOC103416988 gene encoding uncharacterized protein isoform X1, with translation MPYILVLSFKLLNSNPQFRPKKKKPVTSNAAGSKQSSQIPTMSSKWRAIQHRHRYTYNTVVFPATYTDSLNSLPPQIATSKFFSLLKELVSLNSTYSQLNHTKGLAAAFGDVLACGDEALVSEAAPFYLELLFLENSLPLHKTLVSVLAKARTFQALIRRCYRKLCEDYGSGRGKRFCVSRSALSVMGMPKLGFLVEIVEECAVLIASDTVSSLDTLISETKAYSRPSPIVMEQCQEALSCLYYLLQRFPSKFEEFNGDSDNAGRLNVLEMSVTVVLSVLKSVAFSRDCYVAAGVSFCAALQVCLGPEELGLFIIEGIFHPTDSISSLDANADSERRNAIAKLPYKGDMYTEIRSLSDMSRLCLIRGILTAVSRAVLNTHFDVSKGSSNGYESHTSGGNCVKTILYDGILPELCNYCENPTDSHFNFHALTVLQMCLQQIKTSMLASLTITSKDYDPIPVEMGTRILRIIWNNLEDPLSQTVKQVQLIFDLFLDIRSTLRWSEGSERIRSFLQSIASDLLRLGPRCKGRYVPLGSLTKRLGAKTMLDMSPGLLFQTAHAYIDDDVCCALTSFLKILLEDLRNECWRSDGIEGGYALYRGHCQPPILSGLASGVSKLRSNLNTYALPILLEVDEDGIFAMLAFISVGPSKGESQLLCPELYRGNMELRVEQKVAILVSLLKVSRLLALLEGDIDYAAHENFGGLETNFPDRHALVSIKGIKVEVCVEWLVLALTHVDDSLRVDAAETLFLNPKTASLPSHLELMLLKEAVPLNMRCCSTAFQMKWSSLFRKFFARVRTALERQFKQGRWEPLEHSNSNGMHLSNGSEHTEANRASDLFCFMRWLSSFLFFSCYPSAPYKRKIMAMELILIMLNVWSIVPASQEKNGSLCVEDRLYPYNKGMTSPDSTLLLVGSIIDSWDKLRENSFRILLHFPTPLPGISDEGMVQNVILWAKKLVCSPRVRETDAGALTLRLIFRKYVLHLGWTVQASVNVTCLRTESAMENGDDQNYNTGYPVMEYVRSLIDWLDVSIEEGEKDLSEACRNSFVHGVLLTLRYAFEELDFNSDIAQSSISGMRHSLEKLLELVMRITSLALWVVSADAWHLPEDMDEVVDDDDSFLSEVPDEVEVKTSQLEDEDKNYKLVQSNRRSEQSVMVGCWLAMKEVSLLLGTITRKIPLPSSPSSELLDSEATSSCASDASVLMASDAMLDLKQLERIGNHFLEVLLKMKHNGAIDKTRAGFTALCNRLLCSNDPGLCKLTESWMEQLMDRTVAKGQTVDDLLRRSAGIPAAFIALFLSEPEGAPKKLLPRALRWLIDVANASIVGLVETNSSNGDMGKFPSIKSGKVFETVVPSDMDISNKVSKIRDEGVIPTVHAFNVLRAAFNDTNLAADTSGFSAEAMIVSIRSFSSSHWEVRNSACQAYTALVRRMIGFLNVQKRESSRRALTGVEFFHRYPLLHPFLFKELKVATVLLEDGISGQSESNLENAVHPSLCPVLILLSRLKPSTIASETGDDMDPFLLMPFIRKCSTQSNLRVRVLASRALTGLVSNEKLPSVLLNIVSELPRVDDQAALTPEVSLLLHKTEIRHQSSYNWIHGILLQLSSLLDTNCRNLADSSKKDQILGDLFQALLAHSWIGKPRLCPCPILNASFLKLLDHMLSIARTCHTSKKIYALRNLILELSTECLDVKVSNRRSYYDPTMAELRQQAAVSYFSCVFQASEKMAEDVFQTPQRYSQNNSRYAEIPEMENSFAGLQERLVRSLSDSDYEVRLATLKWLLKFITSTESGNESHDISSEIRVIQHWVRTNLQTTLVNILDVEKYHRCSYYILRILFTWNTLQFQKLGDAKCTETIYVGSMECDSVFLLWDKLISLYKVTRHAKAQQTLICCFGICIKRFAGLFTTSILIDNSDSDWLEQLTRLYSIISFFTNVIMERSASSEPINTRMAAAESIIASGLLEQAALIGSTVFNSRIPSENSCSTFEPKEAVNFYGHQILDIWFTCIQLLEDEDDEIRERLAIGIQGSFTSKRSGSSRSGVVPTQVEKVIGSCFEHLSSIFGHWIGYFDYLLRWVLNASNREVPKGDLVRQVFDKEIDNHHEEKLFICQLCCSQLEKLPISKSWAADFLNKQQFSDYLRDWRLRFSCQLTAFAKDRIAKLGGVHWVGGAGNHKDAFLPLYANLLAFYALSNCIFNGKTGDNKHLLSDVAQLGKAINPFLRNPLISNLYLLVVKSHEDAAGSNGDNVIPKLGEDAIWDEFNPHFLLS, from the exons ATGCCCTACATACTGGTTCTAAGTTTCAAACTACTAAACAGTAACCCGCAATTTcgtccgaaaaaaaaaaaaccagtaaCCAGCAACGCTGCCGGCTCCAAGCAGAGCTCACAAATTCCAACCATGTCCTCCAAATGGCGCGCAATCCAGCACCGCCACCGGTACACCTACAACACCGTCGTATTCCCCGCCACCTACACCGATTCTCTGAACTCCCTCCCGCCGCAAATCGCCACCTCAAAGTTCTTCTCCCTCCTCAAAGAGCTAGTCTCTCTGAACTCCACCTACTCCCAGCTCAACCACACCAAGGGCCTCGCCGCCGCTTTCGGCGACGTACTCGCCTGTGGGGACGAAGCTCTGGTCTCCGAAGCGGCACCGTTTTACTTGGAGCTTCTGTTTCTGGAAAATTCATTGCCTCTGCATAAAACTCTCGTCTCTGTTTTGGCAAAGGCGCGAACTTTCCAGGCTCTGATCCGTCGGTGCTATCGGAAGCTATGCGAAGACTACGGCAGCGGCAGGGGGAAGCGGTTCTGCGTGTCCCGGTCGGCCTTATCGGTAATGGGTATGCCAAAGTTGGGGTTTTTGGTTGAAATTGTGGAAGAATGCGCCGTTTTGATTGCATCCGATACGGTTTCGAGCTTGGATACTCTGATTTCGGAGACGAAAGCGTACTCTCGGCCTTCTCCGATCGTTATGGAGCAATGCCAGGAGGCTCTGTCTTGTTTGTATTATCTGCTTCAGCGCTTCCCTTCGAAATTCGAGGAGTTTAATGGTGATTCTGATAATGCTGGTCGATTGAATGTGTTGGAGATGAGCGTGACTGTCGTTTTGAGCGTTCTGAAGTCGGTGGCGTTTTCGAGAGATTGTTATGTGGCTGCTGGAGTGAGCTTCTGTGCAGCTCTGCAAGTGTGTCTCGGCCCCGAAGAGCTCGGCTTGTTTATAATTGAAGGTATTTTTCACCCAACGGATTCTATTAGTAGTTTAGATGCTAATGCTGATAGTGAAAGGAGGAATGCCATTGCCAAACTTCCTTATAAAGGGGATATGTACACCGAAATTCGTAGTTTATCTGACATGAGTAGACTTTGCTTGATACGGGGGATTCTTACTGCGGTTTCGAGAGCAGTGCTTAATACCCATTTTGATGTGTCAAAGGGTAGTTCGAATGGCTACGAGAGTCATACGAGTGGTGGCAACTGTGTTAAGACTATACTGTATGATGGAATTTTGCCTGAGTTATGTAACTACTGCGAGAACCCTACCGATAGCCATTTTAACTTTCATGCGTTGACTGTGTTGCAGATGTGTTTGCAACAAATAAAAACTTCAATGTTAGCTAGTCTTACCATCACATCTAAGGATTATGATCCGATCCCAGTGGAGATGGGAACCCGGATATTGAGGATCATATGGAATAATTTGGAAGATCCTTTGAGTCAAACAGTCAAGCAAGTTCAACTCATTTTTGATCTCTTCCTAGACATTCGATCCACTCTTCGCTGGTCAGAAGGTAGTGAGAGAATAAGGTCATTCTTGCAAAGCATTGCTTCAGATCTTCTTCGTCTGGGTCCTCGCTGCAAGGGAAGATATGTTCCTTTGGGTTCACTGACAAAGAGATTGGGTGCAAAAACTATGTTGGATATGAGTCCTGGCTTGCTGTTTCAGACTGCACATGCGTACATTGATGATGATGTGTGCTGTGCTCTCACgtcgtttttgaagattttacTTGAGGACTTGCGTAACGAGTGTTGGAGAAGTGATGGTATTGAAGGTGGTTATGCGCTTTATAGGGGGCATTGTCAGCCTCCAATTTTGTCTGGACTTGCTTCTGGGGTTTCAAAGCTCCGCTCTAATTTGAACACTTATGCTCTGCCAATTTTACTTGAAGTGGACGAGGACGGTATATTTGCTATGCTTGCTTTTATTTCAGTTGGTCCGAGCAAGGGTGAAAGTCAACTGTTATGTCCTGAGCTCTATCGTGGAAACATGGAACTGAGAGTTGAACAGAAAGTGGCCATCTTAGTTTCACTGCTGAAGGTATCTCGTTTACTTGCATTGCTTGAAGGGGACATTGATTACGCAGCACATGAAAATTTTGGTGGACTGGAAACAAATTTCCCCGACCGACATGCTCTTGTTTCTATCAAGGGGATAAAGGTTGAAGTTTGTGTTGAGTGGCTAGTGCTGGCATTGACCCATGTTGATGATTCATTACGCGTGGATGCTGCAGAGACACTTTTCTTGAATCCCAAGACAGCTAGTTTACCTTCCCATTTAGAGCTCATGTTATTAAAGGAAGCAGTGCCATTGAACATGAGGTGTTGCTCTACAGCTTTCCAAATGAAGTGGAGTAGCTTGTTCAGAAAGTTTTTTGCTCGGGTCCGAACAGCCTTGGAGAGACAATTTAAGCAGGGACGCTGGGAACCCCTGGAGCATAGTAACAGCAATGGAATGCATCTTTCAAATGGAAGTGAACATACTGAAGCTAACAGAGCGAGCGATCTTTTTTGTTTCATGAGGTGGTTAAGTTCATTTCTATTTTTCTCTTGCTATCCGTCTGCACCTTATAAGAGAAAAATAATGGCAATGGAGCTCATTCTAATAATGCTCAATGTTTGGTCTATTGTGCCTGCTAGTCAAGAAAAAAATGGTTCTTTATGTGTGGAAGACCGGCTCTATCCGTATAATAAAGGAATGACCTCACCTGATTCAACTTTGTTGTTAGTGGGATCCATAATTGATAGCTGGGACAAGCTGAGAGAGAATTCTTTTCGCATCTTGTTACATTTTCCAACCCCACTTCCTGGAATTTCAGATGAAGGTATGGTCCAGAACGTGATTTTATGGGCTAAGAAATTAGTTTGCAGTCCACGAGTGAGAGAAACTGATGCTGGAGCTCTGACCTTAAGGCTGATTTTCAGGAAGTATGTCTTACATCTAGGATGGACTGTTCAAGCTTCAGTTAATGTAACTTGTCTTCGTACAGAGTCTGCCATGGAAAACGGAGATGATCAAAATTATAATACTGGATATCCCGTGATGGAATATGTAAGGTCACTGATTGATTGGTTGGATGTTTCCATAGAGGAAGGGGAGAAGGATCTTTCTGAAGCGTGTCGGAACAGCTTTGTTCACGGGGTATTACTCACTCTACGATATGCTTTTGAGGAATTGGACTTCAACTCTGACATAGCACAGTCTAGTATCTCAGGGATGAGACATTCACTAGAgaagctcttggagcttgtaATGCGAATAACTTCTTTGGCACTTTGGGTTGTTTCTGCAGATGCTTGGCATCTCCCTGAGGACATGGATGAAGtggttgatgatgatgattctTTCTTATCAGAGGTTCCAGATGAGGTGGAGGTTAAAACATCTCAGTTGGAGGATGAAGACAAAAACTACAAACTTGTCCAGAGTAACAGGCGATCAGAACAAAGTGTAATGGTTGGCTGTTGGCTTGCAATGAAAGAG GTGAGTCTTCTTTTGGGAACTATCACAAGAAAGATTCCTTTACCAAGTAGTCCTTCCTCAGAATTATTAGATTCAGAAGCCACCTCTTCTTGTGCTTCTGATGCTTCAGTTTTGATGGCTTCCGATGCAATGCTTGATTTGAAACAACTTGAACGAATTGGGAATCACTTCTTGGAGGTCCTTTTGAAGATGAAGCACAACGGTGCAATTGATAAAACGAGGGCCGGATTTACAGCTCTTTGCAACCGTTTACTTTGTTCAAATGATCCTGG ACTTTGCAAGTTAACAGAATCCTGGATGGAGCAGCTTATGGACAGAACCGTGGCCAAGGGTCAAACAGTGGATGACTTGTTAAGGAGAAGTGCAGGTATTCCTGCTGCTTTTATAGCACTGTTCCTCTCAGAGCCAGAAGGTGCACCTAAGAAACTTCTCCCGCGGGCTCTACGGTGGCTCATAGATGTTGCTAATGCATCTATTGTGGGTCTGGTTGAAACCAACAGCTCTAATGGCGACATGGGTAAATTTCCCTCAATAAAGTCGGGCAAAGTTTTTGAGACTGTGGTGCCGTCAGATATGGATATTAGCAACAAGGTTTCAAAGATCCGTGATGAGGGTGTCATTCCTACTGTACACGCATTCAATGTCCTCAGAGCCGCCTTCAATGATACCAACCTGGCTGCTGACACCTCAGGTTTTTCTGCTGAGGCTATGATTGTTTCAATTCgctccttttcttcttcccaCTGGGAGGTTCGGAACAGTGCTTGTCAGGCATACACTGCTTTGGTACGTCGGATGATTGGATTCCTTAATGTCCAAAAACGAGAGTCGTCAAGGCGTGCACTAACTGGGGTTGAATTTTTTCATCG GTATCCCTTATTGCATCCATTTCTATTCAAGGAACTGAAAGTTGCGACAGTGTTGCTTGAGGACGGAATATCTGGACAATCTGAATCCAACCTAGAAAATGCTGTGCACCCAAGCTTGTGCCCCGTCTTGATTCTGTTATCCAGGCTGAAGCCCTCAACAATCGCAAGTGAGACTGGAGATGACATGGATCCTTTTTTGTTAATGCCCTTCATTAGAAAGTGCTCTACCCAAAGCAATCTAAGAGTCCGTGTTCTTGCATCTAGAGCTTTAACAGGCCTTGTATCTAATGAGAAGCTGCCAAGTGTTCTCCTCAATATAGTATCCGAGTTGCCCAGAGTAGATGACCAAGCTGCACTGACTCCCGAAGTGTCCCTATTGCTTCACAAAACTGAAATAAGACACCAGAGTTCATATAATTGGATCCATGGAATTCTATTGCAGTTGAGTTCTCTCCTGGATACAAACTGTAGAAATCTGGCTGATTCCTCAAAGAAAGATCAGATTCTTGGTGATTTGTTTCAAGCTCTTTTAGCGCATTCATGGATCGGAAAGCCCAGATTGTGCCCTTGTCCAATCCTCAATGCCTCTTTCCTAAAGTTGCTGGATCACATGCTCAGTATTGCAAGGACTTGCCATACTAGCAAAAAAATTTATGCTCTTCGCAACCTAATTTTGGAGTTATCTACAGAATGCTTAGATGTAAAGGTTTCTAACAGGCGTTCATATTATGATCCAACCATGGCAGAACTCCGACAACAAGCAGCAGTCTCCTATTTCAGTTGCGTGTTTCAAGCATCAGAGAAAATGGCTGAAGATGTTTTTCAGACGCCTCAGAGGTATTCTCAGAATAATTCAAGATATGCAGAGATACCTGAAATGGAAAACTCTTTTGCGGGACTCCAGGAAAGGCTGGTCCGCTCTTTGTCAGATTCAGATTATGAAGTTCGACTTGCAACATTGAAGTGGCTGCTGAAATTCATAACATCAACAGAATCTGGTAACGAGTCCCATGACATCAGCAGTGAGATTAGGGTTATTCAGCACTGGGTCAGAACTAACCTCCAAACGAcgttggttaatatattggatgTGGAGAAGTACCACAGATGCTCATATTACATTCTGAGGATTCTATTCACTTGGAACACGCTGCAGTTCCAGAAGCTTGGGGATGCAAAATGCACGGAAACAATTTACGTTGGTAGTATGGAATGTGATTCTGTGTTTCTGCTTTGGGATAAGTTGATTTCCTTGTACAAGGTCACAAGACATGCGAAAGCTCAACAAACACTCATCTGCTGCTTCGGAATCTGCATAAAGCGGTTTGCAGGTTTATTTACAACTTCTATTCTTATTGACAACAGTGACTCTGATTGGTTAGAACAGTTGACCCGACTTTATAGCATAATTTCCTTTTTCACCAACGTAATTATGGAACGTAGTGCTTCGTCTGAGCCAATAAACACGCGAATGGCAGCGGCAGAGTCTATCATAGCATCTGGTTTGCTAGAGCAAGCTGCGCTTATCGGTTCCACTGTATTCAATAGCCGAATCCCTTCTGAAAATTCATGCTCTACTTTTGAACCAAAAGAAGCGGTTAATTTCTACGGGCATCAAATACTAGATATATGGTTCACATGTATCCAGCTGCTGGAGGATGAAGATGATGAGATTAGAGAAAGGCTTGCCATTGGCATTCAGGGGAGTTTTACGAGCAAAAGATCTGGAAGCTCTCGTAGTGGAGTAGTTCCGACTCAAGTGGAGAAAGTGATCGGGTCTTGTTTTGAGCATCTATCTTCCATCTTTGGTCACTGGATTGGGTATTTCGATTATCTTTTACGCTGGGTGCTGAATGCATCAAATCGTGAGGTGCCGAAAGGAGATCTTGTGAGACAGGTATTTGATAAGGAAATCGATAATCATCATGAGGAAAAGCTGTTCATCTGCCAACTATGCTGTTCGCAACTGGAGAAGCTTCCGATTTCAAAATCTTGGGCGGCTGACTTTCTGAACAAGCAACAGTTTAGTGATTATCTACGCGATTGGAGACTCAGATTTTCTTGCCAGTTGACTGCATTTGCCAAGGACCGCATCGCGAAACTAGGTGGAGTGCATTGGGTTGGTGGAGCAGGCAACCACAAGGATGCATTTCTGCCACTCTATGCCAATTTGCTCGCGTTTTATGCCCTCTCGAATTGCATATTCAACGGGAAAACTGGTGATAACAAGCATCTACTGTCTGACGTTGCCCAACTCGGTAAAGCTATCAATCCGTTTCTCCGGAACCCCTTGATCTCCAACCTGTATTTGTTAGTCGTTAAATCGCACGAGGATGCTGCTGGCTCCAACGGTGACAACGTGATCCCGAAATTGGGAGAGGATGCAATATGGGATGAATTCAATCCCCATTTTCTTCTTAGTTAA